atttgaaatttatgagttCGAGTTTCAAATTCTATCACAATTTATTTAATCGATTGAGTTTGAAATTTAATATTTATACAAGTTTAGTAAACTTTCTTATACATATATTAAGTTTGAGCAAAAACTACTTAATTCAGATGAATCTGTAATTTTATACATTGAATCTGCCCCTGCCAGAAAGACCATGAGCTGATGCTGGGCAATGCTCACATATTAACCACATTTGAAAATATAGTTTTGTGTGATAACTAATTAATTTTTATTACCAAAATTTGAAAATATGTACAGCATAAAGCTGTTTGCTGAACATCATGCCCCAACATTCATTCATGACTCAATTAGAGATCTCATTTCCTCCATAATTTTCTATTGAACTATCTATCTAATTAAGTTGgataaaaaaattgaaacttttCTAGTCATTTTGCAGCCTGCATTATCATGCCACCCCTAAATTTTAGTTTAACTGTAGTATTTCCTCTGTCTTAGGAAGAATGATAAGATTTAGAGTGTATTATAAATTTTGTGATTATCAGAGAATATTTTAGTTCTCTCTAGCTCTTATTTTTTGCATGCTTGTTAATTAGTAGAGGTTCATGGTTACCTCATTAGGATCGATAAGGTTGAGACCTGGCCCCTTGCTTGTACTTGTCCGTGTTGAggattttttgtttttattaataataaaaggCCGCTAGACACATTGTTTAATGGTAAAATTCGCCAAAAAAATAATAGTCAGATTTAGAGTAGGGAGATTAATTAATATGTCTAATCTTTTTGGCTGAATACGAATCGAgttcaatattttttttattttttttttggtttttgagaTAAATTTAGCATATTCACGTCCTATATAAAAGTTCTAGGTATCACAATTTTTAACTCAAAATATTTTAGTATATGTGAAAGCATCGTAATTAGTAGAAAAGGTGTTTGTTTCACAAAAATAATAGTGCAATTATTTGTGGACGGCCACACGAACAGTATAATAATGTAAGGATTATTCTCTTCAGTCTTAGTCATGGAAAATGATTTGTGTTCAATTGACTTAGTCAACGGTTGAATCTTTATATTGGCTGTTTCCAATTTTGAACTATAGGGGAGTAGTATAAGTACAAGCAATGCTTCCAAATAAGTTCATTTTAATGAAGTGTTTGAAGGTTCGTTGTACCTTATCAATTTCAAATTATATACCATTAAGAGAGGTACCATTAAATACCTCCCAGATAACTGcaattgagaaaaaaaatataGTACTAATTATCAAAAAATATGTTGAATTAACACTTAGTGACTTAGTAGTTATATAGAACAGAACGATTCAAACAGacaggggcggatctacgtgTGTGTTGTCGAGGGTGTTCACCCAAataccctcggcaaaaaattgcAGTGTATATATAgagtaaattttctgtgtttatgtgcatatattaactttggAACACCCTCgctaaaaaattacagtgtatatttagcttcTATTTTTTTCtgaacaccctgaatgaaaatcctggatccgccactgcaaACAGACTATATATAAACGTAAGAATTAAACAATAATGGAGGTAATTTTATAATATAGGTCAAATATATTAGCAGGATCGCTACACAGACATGGCAAGTTGTAAGGTTACATCATATTAATCCATAGCCGACGCTAAAAACAAATTTCATTCCTTCTAATAAACTTGACTTGATGATAACATTTCCTCTTTTTCATTTCATGTGATGCACTTTGATTGTGCACTGAtaaaaaagttttgaaatttatggtctaaaataagtcgTAATATTTGTAtaactataaatcatctcattaaagaTAAAACGAGAAATTTATAGcaaaattattttgaaaaataaaaaatattaagttatttttttttaaacatactAAACAggaaagagtgtcatataaacTGAAATAGATCAGAGTATTATTTTAAGACAAGTTGCTCAGGTTTGTCGCTCTATATATAGAAGCAAAACCAAGAGCAAAAGCCGCAAACGTATTCTTCTTAGTAGAGTTTTCCTGTTAAGACAAACTTGCAATATACAAAATTAAAATGGTTTCTTATTCTCATGTagctatttcttcttcttctaattCTTCTTCATCTAATTCTagtccattttccacatatccaCAACAAGAAGTGAAGAAAAACAAATCATTACCCTCATATCATTGTTCACTTCATAGAGTTCGTAGCCTTCTAGCAAAACCTATGACTAAACTACCAATTGCTCCATTACCACCAACACCTCCTAAAATCTACAGAGTCGAACCTGTTAATTTTAAGGAAATTGTCCAAATGCTCACTGTAGCACCCGAGTTTCAATCCGTTTCTAATAAATCTATCTCTAGTTCTGATTCTGGTTCTGGCTCTGGCTCTGACTCTATCTCTGTCTCTGGTTCTTTCAATTCGAGGCGTTTACAAGATATCGCTCCTCCTCCACTTGATCTCTCACCGGTTTCATTACAAAGAAATAATGGCAATAATGATAATATTGCTGCACAATGGCGCGAGTTCCTtcgtcctccttcttcttcttcaaacaaCCAATTACTAGAATCAATTGAGACGTGCATTGATTTAAAAACGTCCGAAGCAGAAGAAATATCACATGTAACGCCCCGAATCCCATCAGAAAATTATTTTGGATCGTGCAGTCCGCTGGCTAATTTCCCTCTATCGCCTGCTTCTTTTGCATGGTGTGCTTCGATTCTTTTCAGCCCTGGCACGCTTACTTCACCAAGCGCGGTTCAAATCATTTGAGGTCGTTGTAACttattatttattactagtaCTATGTATTTACTTGTGGGTGGATCAAGAATTTGAATTGGAAGGTCTAGAAAGAGATATCACAATTCAAATACTTGATGAAgttcctttcttctttttcatcTTCACCTTTACTTTCAAATAGAAAACATAATCAGATGTATTGTATTTCCAAATTCATTCCAAATCTATGTTAATTTGTATATTGTGGACTGCCGAAGTGTGTTGACATTTTACTGTTAATTGCTTTTTGGAAGTAGTCAAGCTGATAGTAGAAAATTGTTAAGCGAAAAGTGTCTTATAAGTCTTATGATTGGTACAATTTTGTTAGTGATAGTAGGAAGAGGGAAAAGAATAACTGAAAGAAAGGCGGTCATTAGTTATtattcaaaattttatttattcaaTGATCAGAATTAAACGGGGATATATAGCTTGAAGAAATAGAActaaatttcatttatttatatCAAGTTCTCGAAGGGCTCATTCAATGCTTACTCGAACTATTACTCAACAAAAAGTAAAACCTTTAGTTTCGGCTCATCAAGATAGGGATATAAAAAAGAAAGAGTTTTTCCTCGTTTGTAGATCACACGAATAAACACTAAACACtgtaactcaaccccaaaagaaattttaagaaaaaatgatGTTTTGCAGTGTACATAAGCTAATTTAAAAGCATTTGCATGTATTCGACTTTGAATCAAgaagtaaagaaaaaaaaaacaagcactATATGACTATTCATTTGAAGAGCGCAATTTTTTGTCCTCCTGTTCTGGATCGACGAATAAGTAAATCGTAATTAGCTCTCTATTCTCTAAAGTACATATATGACCTTCGATCGATTAGCTAAACATGTCATTAAACTTGTGGAAGTTTAATCCTTTTTGCATTTTGGCAGTAGCCAGCTTAGAGATGCAGACGACCTTTTCAATTAGATTAGCTAAACATGTCATTAAACTTGTGGAAGTTTAATCCTTTTTGCATTTTGGCAGTAGCCAGCTTAGAGATGCAGACGACCTTTTCAATTAGATAAATCGCAACTCTCAAATTTCAGGATCAGACATGACAAAGCCAATTTCGTAAGCTAATTGTATAGAAAAGGTGGGATTAGAGGGTGTACAAGTTCAAGTTCAGAGTGTAAATAGGAATTCATATGAAGAAATAGAGTTCAAGATTGAAATGTATGATGTATTACCAATGTGAATGTCAATTTGAACGAGTGAAACTCAATTTTAAAGTTGAAAAATAAAGTAACCCAACCCCCAACAACCCTAGCCCACGTACTTCCTTAATGGGAGGTTTGGTCATTCGCACAATGCCCCTATTTCGGgctagtttttaatttttgcatCGCAAATTCGTGGTCTTAAATTTTTGTCCTCCGGCATTTTTGGCACGTCATAACATAGATTTCGCTCGTCTTAGTTTGTGTTTAGCtcggcatatgtatcataacataCCACAATTTATGTCGGACAAGAgaaaactttcaacactcaatATAATCTGAAAAACGGTATAAGTTTAGATTTTGCTCGGCATAGTTTACATTTAGCTTtggcatatgtatcataacatccaCACAAGTTAAACCGAAAAGGAAAAACTTTCAACACCCAACATAATCTGACAAATGTTAACGAACTTAAGTCACATAACTTAATTCATACTGAACCTCTGTCGAGCGAGGCAAACGTTCAGTTTCCAAAGATAAAATTGTTACACAACTTATGCCGAGTAAAGCAAGTCTCGATATTTTCGTGAAATAAGCagtagggacaaaaattaaagattacatatataagggtaaaaattaaagaccagtgcgttTGAAGAAAAATCTGTGCAAAAACATCGTGTCGGGCGCCTTTGTTTCACAAGGCGGGCCTCCAACCAGGTCCACTAAGGGTGGCCCTAAATTAGAACCAGGCAAGGCCCAATCGTCTCCACTAAGGGCGAGCACCTGATGTAGTGTACGTATTAAGGACATAATTAAATAAAGGCATAATGCATAAACAAACACTCAAACTCAACCTCAGCTGATAACTAAATACTCTGACTTTGAGAATACACATCTGGACACCTTAACTCGTCTTCACTGTGTCggttgaacactccaacttacaaaatgatcatctagacacgtCAGCACCACGTCAACATCGGGTTTCCATGAGACATAGCGAGGACAAGTTGAGGTGTCCATATGTGCACTCCCAAAATTGAAGTGATTACTTGTCAGCTAATCAAGCCAACTTTGAGTGCCTAGCGTAATCTCTATAACAATTCAAACTATTAGATGAGTATTTATACACTCTAATACTAACCTTAAGCTTTTAGAAGAATAATTATACACTATAATATTAAGCTTAAACTTTTAAATAAGATAGTTACGCATTCTTAAGCAAAAAGTTCAATAGGAAACAAAAGGGGTGGTCTGGTTAAGCACTGGACTTTAACTAGGGGCGGAGTCAGTAAGGGCctagggggttcatccgaacctccTTTGGCAAAAAATTATACCATATATACAAATTTATAattcttcgtgtgtttacttttttataattTTGAACCTTTTTAATAAAAATTCTGCTCCAACTACAACATATTAACGGGAAAAGTTTCGAAGGATTTTCAAGACGTAGTAATTAAACGACAAATGCTCTGCACGTCTTATTTGTAAACATTCGAAGATGCCATCTCACGTGAGGCTGTCTTGTGGGCGGTGCAAAAAGTCAGGGAACATAATCTAAATCTGACTTGAGTAAATACAACTTACCAAAAAAATCCAATTAATGCTACTGACGTATGTGTTAGTTGCCTAGACATAATGTATCGAAATAGTTGCCTAGACATATAATGTATCGAAAAATCAAATTTTCGACAACAAAACAATAACATGTCAATACTTTGAAGAAAAAAATCCAACTAAGTTATGAAATGTTACAAATAATTAATGGCctatttggccaaacttttaaaatcaGTTTATTTTGATAAATGTTTTCTAAAATTGCTTTTTTAAAAGGTATTTTTGGTgagaaacagtttgtgtttgtCTAATCTATTTGAAAATCACTTTctaacaacaattagtatttagccAAGCTTTCAAGAAGTGATTCTAAATATATTTCTCAAAAGTGTTTCTCAAAAAagcattttttgaaaaaaaaaaaaaaatttagcttCTGAAAATCAGTTTTCGCTCCTCAAAATCACTTATACATCCGAAAAGCTTGATCAAACGTCTTTTTTCCTTAAAAGAAGCACTAAAGTTTTGTCAAACCGGCTATAAGGTTTCTTATACATTTACGCAGCCGGCCCCGCAAGTAATCGAACGAATAAGAAGTTGTTGACGAAAGGGTCAAATAAAGTTGTGTTCTTGTAGTACTATTGATCACTTGCTTGACCTGTGTTTTGGCTAGCCTTTTTATGGCAAGCGTTACTCTAACCTGGCTATTTGTTCCAAAGTGTTTGAGTCTAATAATGGAAGTTCTTACTTTGACCAAAAATATTTGGTAGCATACATGCACGCAACAAACTTAATGCTGTCATAGTGCATGTCATTATCTGGCCGGCCGCCAGGGCAACTAATTAATTAAGCTCCTATTAATACATCATTCTTACCATTATTTATGTCATAAATTTTGAGGATGTGTGATATATGGTCTCTTTCTTGATAATTATATTTGAGACAAAAACGAGACATTAAATCAAGTTATATATCTCTCGTTTAGGCATCCAAATGCATGTGAACATTGGCATTCTATTTATAGTTATATTTACAATCACGAATATATTTATCAATTATTTAATGCGGGATAGGATACGGAAATCGCATTCTTACTTGTATACGAACCAAAAAACTCTCTACTGTTTGAATTTGATGTTTTTCAACTTGATATTCTAGAAGAAAATTACTTTTTGCTCCAAAGTTTAGGTAAACCTTTTCTACACATAAGATGATCACTTGTGTGAATATAATTTGGTCGAGTATAGCTGTtactaaagaaagaaaaaagaatagcTGTGACTAATTTATAACATCATCTTTAAATGACATTAGCACTCTCATAAACTGTTAAAGGGTACTACCTTCGACATAACAGGCTAAAtaattttcaaaatatttgaCATTTTAAAAGAacttttttagtatttttttctcaaatttaatGAATGTTATTGACTGAAACTTGTAGACATAACATGATTTGGTCATGGAAAAGTGTGAATTATAGTAAGAAATTGTGAACATCAGTTCACGTGTGCACATGATTTGGGTTGTAATAAACTCAAGCTTGAATTACGTGATATATAAAACGACAAGACCAGTCGCCTACAGATTTGATTAATTAGTCTTATAAATTACCTCACTCCATTAGCTTTATTTATACGAAAAAGGACCAAAAAgactaaataaaaaattaaaggaTGTAGAGAATAGATAAAGTTTTAGATTTATTACGTTGGTGTTGTTCAGGAAAAAAATGTTTAGATCTTTGAAAGTTTTGAGGATTTCAGCTTACAAAAAAGTAGATGAATATAGATATCATCTCTAATTTATAATTACGTTGTAAATATTGAGACAAAGACGTTACATCAACTTATATAATGTCTCTCATTTAGGCCACCAAATGTGCAtatttgcattctatttataatgACATTTACTTGCTAAATTTATGCATTATTTTAACTGTATTATTGGATATagtattaaataaaaataaagtgttaaaaatatatGGATTTAAATGACAAAAATATCCTGATCCCTCTTCAGACTTATATGTCTTCTTCCTCAAATACTTCAAACTTTTAGAATATTAATACACCTGTCGTATGCTTTACATTATTAATCTCTGTATAATCAAGATCAATGCATTAAAAATCATGCACAACTTGTATACGAAACAAATAACCCTTTAAAGTTTTGAATTTGATACTTTCGCAATGTCATTTTGTAGAAGTTAGAACAAGACTACTTTTTCTCAATAATAGGTAAACCTTTTCTCATTAAAAAGAGTGAATATAATTTGGTACGAGGATAGTTGTTACTAACTGACAGAATATCATCTTTAAATGAGATTAGTACTTTCTTAAACTGATAAAGATTATTACAATCTTCGATCCATATTATTCGATATTttaacaagttaattaaataattttcaaaatttaacgttttagaaaaatgaaaaatatttactcttttttttttctttttcaatttatcTATACTGCTTCAAGTAAGGAAACGTTAATTAAGTGAAAGTTAAAGTCAGAGATAACATAATTTGGGATCTTAGAGAAGTGTGAATAATAAGAATTTATGAACATCAGTTTTCACGTGTGTCCATTATTTGGTTAATTTGTAACAATTAAATTCAAGCATAGCTTGATTACCTAATAAAACGACTAGACTAGCCGCCTAGAGATTAATTAGTCTTATATATACCTCACTCCGTTAGCACCATttataagaaaagaaaaggatgaAACAATAAAGAATCTAAGAGAAATAGATAAACTTCTAAATGTATTACGTGGGTGGTGAcatattttaacaaaaaaaaaatgtttaacaAGATCTGAAAGTTTTTGAGGATTTCAATTTTCAAAAGGACAATAGTCAATTGCTCTTTGTTTGAATAACCTACATATAATCAAGTTTAAATATTGGATGACTTGGAAGTTGGTTCCATTACTATATTACTATACCTTCAAAATTTAGGTCATACTAACATAGACTTGAAGAACATTAACTGCTTCTACAACTAGAAACTAATTATAATTAATATAAGTTTTTTTATATATGGGACGTCAACAAATTTAATGCATGCGTTGAAGATAATTATTGAGATACGAACATCGATTTCCAAATATTTTGAGATAAATTTAGCGTATTTACATGCCACATAAaagcttcttttttttctttttcttttttcatcaTGCTACATAAAAGTTACTAACTAGGCAATAGGCATCACAATTTGTAATCTCGCATATAGTagtcaatttttattttattgcacAGAAGTTACTGATTTATTTTCTTGTAACAAGAAGAAAAATTAACTCTACTAAGTATTACTGAATGTCACTATTGCAACTTATGTTTGCCTAAGTATAACTGAAGGTCACGAAACAATCATTTTGTAACAAGAAAAACACTCAATCTTCCAGATGTATCGTATAAAAtatctcttattttattttctcctAATGATATTTTGTGATATTTCGGAAAAATTGAGTGTCTTGTTTGTTACTATAAAAATAGTTTAGTGACTGTTCTGATACCTTTGtaaagttgagtgattttttaATTTCATCACAAAAAGTTAATTAAATAACCTCAATATAATAAAGTGAAAATCGAGTGATCAATCGATGAAATTAACCCTAATTTAACTAAGAATAGTTTATTATATGAGAAAactgttataaatatcccaagtagtggatatccattaagttataaatatcccaaaatatcccaaaatatcccaaaatatctcaaaatatcccatgtcctgttgctcctataaataggatgcacagatgcaatgttgaaagagcagaagtaatataatctgaaatctctctacatattctctctacatatttcttctgtgtatttacttcatagttttattttataacatgttatcagcacgagcctcagccatcttgagcaaatactttgaaagtctcgaaggtgcaattcttggaattacactgagtacaagtcgttgcctcctggagataaagtaaaggacttgcagtacttatttagtctaaacagttcaggtaacatgttccaagtatttttctatctttgttttgatggttgattgttgttgactttAACAATCATGAAAATTTTAAACTGATTTTTGGGAGAAGCTCGCCATCAACGTAGTAAGAAACATGacctttcttttttttaaatattactatGGAATATAGCACTTCGGCCTCTTTTTGCCAAAATATCTTGAAACCAAAGTTGCTGAAGGCCTTATGCCAATATTCTACTGGAAGGTTAGttcgcaaatatgaattgattaaatgagtttatatccgtgaacaccagaagtggtaatatttttacgggcttattgtgtttatgattgaagatgtgttagagaaaaattctccacattatatgtatgcctcgatttgctcctgaagtagcaatatcttaaaagaggctataagctatcacgatttgatatgcttaaggcgcgttcagataattatgttttattcctgaagaattaaaacttttgataaatgttataaatatagattcattccctgaagtgaatgtgataatatgtagtaaagcctataaatataaacatgcatttgattgtgaaaatatcatgatccatctccagaagaggtagaataattgagaagaaatattctgaatattatatgttttattcccgaagtggtaaacttgaaactttactcccgaagcagtaaaactgtgaaactttactcctgaagcagaaagaattaccaaaatatctgagaaatactctGAAGCAATGTTTTCTTatgtttgagcaaaataacgagctattgatgagcgtcgtatttcaagcacatttaaataatcaggtttcattccccgaagtgaatgaacaaataccacaacttatctcctggagggataaaatacaaggaatgtagatgttatattctggtggtatgaaattcagacattgctacatgtacctgtcgtacgtcgaaacatatttctaaggcaaaaggaagtagagtagaatgctttctcctataaccacattaatacattatggttagttgttatttatttccttgaaggaaataacaattaatatatttctttatgaaggatttgattattatgtgtttgagcttagatacaaaattctcagttaatgatgaatctccctgaaggagatgtttgaaatattgaagtttagaattcaatgtttatttcgtgacaccagtagtgtcgaaatttgctttaatggtaccagaagtatttaagaaatatttggtaatagaaattaatgatcaaaggctccagaagagctaattatttatttacaagtatcatgacactagcagtgtttaaataatatatgattatggtgaacaaattgatgtctctcgaagagcttatatatgatagtaccattcatctcaaatcataattatttcgatcgaaaaataaattatagtaaacctgaagtttactagcgagaaaaatggtcatcatattgagactacagatgattggaagattgaatatctccaacttattacgggtagggtcacgtgtgtaaagcgttacccgagcatgatgagatcgcatgtcacaataaaccagaagtttttgacataaaatttcatgcaatagtaaaccggaagtttattaaaagaaatagcactcgtcatagtaaacttgaagtttacgggtacagataattttatcagttgacaagaccattttgatcgtcctgatttaaatctgatgtgctaattgagtattaaaaaaaacatattgaagaactagaagattcttcaagaatttttttgtgttgcttgttctcatgataaactagttgattacaccagctaatgttgggactgaatccccaaaattctaaaaaatataaaaggtgaatgtgggccccttcacctgcaatgtgatgtcttaaatagatgcatctatttaagacagtcacatgtatgtttattgtcaactggcagtttgacatttacaaagttgcttgctcaaaataattgagttggaagcacaattttcagaatatgtaatcaagacaatcatcttgataatgctggtttatatctaagttggtttggcattggatgcctccataatacagctaaaccattgcttatgagaacagagtttcagatgttggtctgagatatgatatattgcatacaacagcacttgtatgcttcagatcaataaattttgataaattctcccctcatatttggttcagggtcaggaactagatatttccatcttttagcatttgatgtgcggtacatgattaatggatataccatgatgcacatagatggattttcccaaagaaaatggggacatatgtcgctaaaataagggggagagaataagcagctaagaaatatgttgtgaattatcatcagtatgatcctcagataattcaagtcaaatgctggaagcatttgctgacccaactatttcatatttcatctacaaaATGCttttaatgtccctgaaggacaaagtctacagcgtgcatggaccatggtagaccaatcggttccaaatataataatccttaaaaaagggaggagcaaatgatcataataaggaggcaatgtgctcttgaagagctacgacataacacttcataaaccttataggaggttcaggtacctgaaaataatgaagtgatgagatctcagtaagttatgtcgaattgcgaaccgatacaacatgatatcttgtcgacaatatacaatatagcgcgcaatattgtataaggttgtgaggatttgatttctacgtctcttaaagcatgttgacgtagaataattaccaagtaaaatgatccatcttggtaaacgtaatgtttattgggccagcagtccaaacaacagaagatgtcacattatttatactgatggatgctgtcacggcctatgtggcttacttgatgaaatttatatgaaaattcctgaaggatataaaatgcctgaagcatttggtttaaagtctcgggaaatgtattcaatcagattacaaagatcattatatggtttaaaacaatcagggcgtatgtggtataatcgcctaagtgagtacttgataaatgaaggatatataagtgatgccatttgtccatgtgtttttattaagaaaacaaaatcagggttcattatacttgctgtttatgttgatgacataaacctcattggaactccagaagagctccaaaaggcgattgaatatttgaagaaagaatttgagatgaaagatctcggaaagacaaaactctgtcttggtctgcaaattgaacatttcgcaaaaggggtctttatacatcaatctgcctatactgagaaagttttagatcggttttacatggacaatgcacatcctttaagtactcctatggttgttcgctcacttgaagtgagcaaagatccgttccgacctcaggaagaaaacgaagagctacttggtcctgaagtactatatcttagtgcaataggtgcacttatgtatcttgctaatgctacaagacctgacatagcattttctgttaatttgctagcaagatatagctcttctcctacacggaggcattggaacgggattaagcatatattgcgatatctgaagggaactagcgatatgggtctgttttatactaacaaaggtagtacagatcttgttggttatgcagatgcaggttatttatctgatccacataaagctcgatctcaaacgggctatctgtttacatgcggaggtactgctatatcatggcgatcgaccaagcagtccattgttgctacttcttcaaatcatgctgagataatcgctattcatgaagcaagtagagaatgtatGTGGTTGAGAttagtgatacatttcatcagagaaagatgtggcttgaagtgtgatacaaaaatacccacagtattatatgaagataatgatgcatgcatagctcaattaaaaggaggtttcataaaaggagatagaacaaagcacatttcaccaaagttatttttcacacatgatctctagaagaatggtgatattgatgtgcaacaaatccgttcaagtgacaatcctgcagatttgttcactaaatctttgtcaacttcaactcttgagaagatgatattcaagattggaatgcgaagactccgacatctgaatcttggtcttcgtcagggggagtgaaatacgcgttgtactcttttttcc
The nucleotide sequence above comes from Lycium barbarum isolate Lr01 chromosome 3, ASM1917538v2, whole genome shotgun sequence. Encoded proteins:
- the LOC132629755 gene encoding uncharacterized protein LOC132629755, with product MVSYSHVAISSSSNSSSSNSSPFSTYPQQEVKKNKSLPSYHCSLHRVRSLLAKPMTKLPIAPLPPTPPKIYRVEPVNFKEIVQMLTVAPEFQSVSNKSISSSDSGSGSGSDSISVSGSFNSRRLQDIAPPPLDLSPVSLQRNNGNNDNIAAQWREFLRPPSSSSNNQLLESIETCIDLKTSEAEEISHVTPRIPSENYFGSCSPLANFPLSPASFAWCASILFSPGTLTSPSAVQII